AAAATAGGGAAAACCCTTATTTTATCTTTCATTTGCAAAACAGCGTCTATTGTTTTTTTGCTATAAATTCCAAAATTGGCAATAGTGTTATCATACTTGGTGTCAGTTAGATAACCAAAAACTTTATAAAACTGCGTTGAAAAAAACTTTTTTAGTTTACTGTCTTGCCTGTTAATTCTCTGTGCCAAAACAATATCATACCCTTCTTGTGCTTTATTGTAAAGTTTGATAATTTCTTCGGGTTGGTCTTGCAGGTCGCCGTCCATAACAATTATCCAGTCGCCTTTTGCATAATCCAAACCTGCTGTTATTGCGTAGTGCTGCCCAAAATTACGGGAAAAGTTCAGTCCTTTTATTCTATTATCATTTTTTGCTAAATCTGTTATTACCTCCCAGTCATTTTCGGGGCTTGCATCGTTTACAAATATCATCTCAAAATCATCAGATAATCGCTCTAATGTTTTAATCAAACGCTTGCTAAGTTCTTTTAGCGAAAGACTGCATTTATATGTTGGTATTACTACTGAGAATTTCATAACTTTTCTAATTCTTTTCTAATATTTTCAGCAATTTCATCAGCGGTGTATGAACTATTACGAATTTTAACTATTTCATTTTTAAGGGTTTCAATTTTTGCTTCTTCTAAAACATGATTTTCAATAAAATTTGCCATTTCTATAGGAGTTTCTGTAATCGGTAATTTTCCTTTTTTCCACTTATAGCCTCTCATTCCCGGAGTTGTTGTTACAATCGGCACACCTCTGTTAATTGCCCATGCTAACTTTGTAGTAACCCCCGTTGAATACCAAAAAACTGTATTTAAAAACAACGACCAAGTAGCAACCTCTTTATCTAAATCTTCGTCTGATAATTCGCCGGTATATTCTACAAAATCATACATTGCTTCAATTTTCTTGCCCCAGTTGTCGGGAGCTCCAACTAATCTTACTTTATAGTTTTTGTTTTTTATCTTTTTCAACTCATCAAGCAAAAAAGTAATACCTTGAAAATTCGGAGGGTGGTCTAACCTGCCGACAAATCCAACTCTTGCATAATTTGTAAGCAATTTTAAACTTTTATCCTCTAATAAGCGAGGAACAAGTATTGTTTTTTTTGCTCCAAACCAGTTTTCAATTTGTGTTTCGGCATCGGAAACAGTCAATACTGCATCAAGATATTTCACTCTATACAAAGATTCTGTGTGTATTAAATATCCGAGCCGAGCAATATCTCTGAATTTTGTAATAAAATTTCGTTTAAAAATAGGTTTTGTTGTAAGATGTAAAAAATCGCCACTGTGATTTCCGTGCGAAAGCATTACAATTTTTACTTTATTACCAAATTTTTCTTTTATGGGTCTTGCAATACGAACAAGAGTTGCCATATTTATAAAAACCCAAGCAATATCATTTTCTTTAATATGTTTATTAATATTTCCTGAGAGTTCTTTAATATTAAAATTACGATAATTATCTATTTTTAATTTTATTAAAACCCTGTCTTTTATACTTTTAGTATATGTCAAATTATACTGTTCTATATTAAAACCACATTTTTGAAGAATTAATAAAAATTCTTGTGAGCATAACTGCACACCACCTGTAACATGACTATGTAATGACTTTGGGTGAGTTACAAATATTGCGTTTTTATTTTTTATCATAATTTTTTTTTAATTATTGAGTTTGCAGGCGATATGAATAGTAGTTTTCTACGCATTTTTTATATTTTCCGAAATTATTTTTTCAATTCTTTTGATTTGTTTTTCGTAGGTGTTGTCAAGGGCAAATTCAATGCGTTTTTTTTGTAGTTCGGGGCTGTTATAGTGTTCTAAATTATTTATTGCTTTTTTGAAAAGGGCGGGTAGTTTTTCGTTGTGCATTTCATCAACCATTTCTATTAAATCTCGTTTGTCGGAATAGCTTGAAATATGGTTTGCAATAACTACTTTACCTGTTGATAGATACTCTAATATTTTGTGTGAATTTGAACCTTTGTTTATATCTTTTTGAGGATTAATTAAAACCAATAAGACATCTGCTTTTTGCAATTCTTCCGATATTTGATTGGGGTGCATTGCTCCTTTAAGTATAACATTTTTTTGTTCTTTTAAAAAAGACACAAAATTAAGTATATTTTCTGTTGCAATTCCTGAAATATTACTTGGTTTATATGCTCCTATAAATATAAAGTCAACATCTTGATTTTCTATTATTATTTTCTTTGTAATTTTTCTGTCCAAAGATGCTAACAATACGTTTCCAACAAAATATGCTTTGTTTTTTTCTGTTTTTTTTATTTTTTTAATATTCGGTTTAAAAAAATAATTTGACAAACCATGATTTATAAAATGAATTTTCTTATTATAGTGTGCTTGCAAATCTTTTGTGATAACATCTGAAAGAGAAAAAACATAATCAGCAGTTTGCAGTAATTTCTTTTGATGTTTACCGGCTACATTATCAACCGGGTGATATATTTTTATTGCTTCTTCAAAAATGTTCAAATCTGATAATAAATTTGTATCGAAACACCAAAGTATATCAAATTTTGACTCTATTTTCTTTTTAATTAATCGGAAGTTTAGTTTTAAAAGCCTATCGAACAAACTTCTGAAATGAAACCGCAAATTATACGGAAAAAAGAAAGAGTAATTAATAAGAAACAGATTTTTGTAATTTTCAACTTTTGATATTTTTATTTCAGGTAAAAATTGTCGTTCGGGCGGGTTAAAAAAATAAACTGTATTTTTTTTTGCTAACTCAATTGCATAATGATGTTTAGAAATGTGCATCTTTCCCCACTTTTGTGGAGATATAATTATAATTGTTTTATTTTTTAATTGAAACATTTATTTTAATATCCTTTTTACAAAATTTCCTATGGGTTTCAACGGTTTTAAAATAGGATAAGTATTATATAAAGATTGTTCTGTTTTAAAATCGGTATGTTCTCTGCGAGGTGCATTAATATAGTCTTCAAATTCTTTTTCGGAAAAGTCGAGTTTTTTTAAGACAAATTCTTTGTCTTCTTCGCACTGTTCTTTGTCATACATGGGCTGTGATAATTCTTCGAGTGCTTTTTCTTTTGTAATCTGCCCTGAGCAGATTAAGTTTGACAGGTGTGCTTTTCGTTTATCTACACCAAACTTATTCGGCAAAATATAACCTTGATAAAAGCGTGTAAATATAGATTCGTAATGTTTTCCTCCGTAATCTTTCCAATCTAAGTTTTCAATAATTTGTTTTTTTACTTCTGATTTATTGTATGGTATATAATTCAGCAAATCTACGGTTTGTATTTTTTTTACTTTTTTATAGTAATGCTTTTCTTTAAGGCTAAAAAAAGGAAAAGTTTTCAATGGTATTGTTCCATGTTTTTTGTGTATATCTTTAATATTAACATGGTCCCCTTTATTAAAAATCCAATGCTTTGGCAAGAGAGACTCTGTTACATAATTACTTCCGGAAAGTATATATTTTATTCCGTTATTTGCTGCAATCTTATATATAGTTCCACTTATTGCGTGGTCGGTAAGTGCTTCAATATCTATAACATTAGCCTTAAAATATGCAAGTTGTAAATCTTTAAATTCATTCCAATTAATAACATAAGTTTCGAGTTCAAAATCAAGTTTAGTTACAATATTTTCAATGTTTTTTACGGCAAGTTCTGAGTTCCAACCATTATCAAAATGCACGCATAAAACTCTTAAATTTTCTTGTTTTGCAATGTATGCCAAATATGTGCTGTCCACCCCACCGCTTACGCCCAAAATACAATCGTATTTTTTACCTTTTCCGTTTTCTTTAATTTTTGCAATATTCTCGTCAAATTTTTCCTTGCCTGCTTCTCCTGTAAAAATATGTTCTTTTTCAGATGCTAAGTATTCATAATAATAATTGCAAACACCGTTTTGGTCAAACGTTATATTTGGGTCGGCAATGTTGTCCATTACCGTTTTGGTGCATTGCCGGTAATTTTCAGGTATAAATTTAGGATTTACGTAGTGTTTCATTCAAAAAATTTTCTCAAAATTAAGAAATTTTCTTAAAAACAAGTTCTTTTAATTCTTGCGGGGAAGGATAATTTATTAAAACACCTCTGTTTGCACTTTTATAAACAAACAATGAGCCTGCCGAAACTGCTGATGCTCCGCCGTTTAATATTGCGTCTGTAAAATCCTCGACTTTGCTTGCTCCGCCGTTTGCAACAACAGGAATGTTCACATTTTCGCTTACTTTTTTTATTAAATCAATATCATAGCCTTTAAAAGTTCCTTCACGGTCGATTGATGTTATGATAATTTCGCCTGCTCCTTCATTTTCTGCAAATTTAACAAAATCAATAATTTTTTGCTTAACTTTATTTTTTCCGGAAGTTGTGTAACAAATATGTTTTCCGAACATGTCTTTTTTTACGTCAATTGAAACTACGGAACATTGATTGCCGTATATTTTTGCAATTTCGCCAATCAATTTAGGATTTGAAACGGCTGATGAATTTAAAATTACTTTTTCAACGCCGATTCCTATTATTCGTTTAACTTGTTCAAGATTTCGTATTCCGCCGCCGTAGCCCAGAGGCATAAAACATTCCGATGCTATTTCGTCAATTTTATTATAATCGGGTTCTTTTCCGAGTTTTGTGGCTTCAATATCTAAAAAAATCAGTTCGTCAACTTCTTTTTCGTTAAAAATTTTAACGGCATTTATCGGGTCGCCGATATAATTCGGTTTTTTAAATTTTACGGTTTTTACCAAACCTCCGTTTTGAAGCAGTAAAACCGGTATTACTCTTATTCTTTTCATTGTTAAAATTCTGTTAAAGCTTTCTCTGTTAAAAATTCTTTTATTTCTTCGTCCGAAGGTAAGTTTTTAGATAAAAAAGTAACAGGTTCGGAATAATCTATGTCGGCAAAATATGAAAGTTGTTGATGAAATAATTTAATATTAAAAGCATCTTCGAAAATGTTTTTTGCTTGATTTGTTATTTCTTTCAGTTGAATATTATTTTTCAATAAAAAATACATGTCTACATAATCTTTCCATTTTGCTCTGCCACCAAAAGCAAAAGCTTTCATTGCTCCTAAATCTAGTAATGACGGCATTGTAACAATATCCTTTAATTTTTGTTTGTGTTTAATTTTGAACGGAAAATTGAAAAAAGTAAATTTTACTCCGCTTATAATAATATGAAGTTGGTCATAAGCTTCGTGTAAAACAGTATATTTTAATTCAAGGTCTTCAAGTCTTTTTTTTATACTTTGCCTTTTAACATTTTTATCGGTAAACAAATCAAAATCAATTGACATTCTGTGTCCCAAGTATAAAGCAATTGCCGTGCCTCCCACAAGATAAAAATCTTTAGAAAAATTACTTACAACGGATAATAATTCAGACTGTTTGTTGCTTAATATCTCAGTGTGCATATTTGTCAAAATATAAGTTGAAAAAATTAGTTACTTGCGGAAAATAGTTAACCCGGGTTCTTTTTATTTGTTTATGAAATATTTTTGATACATGTTTAATACCCAGCAAGTTAAAAAGTTTTTTAACGGATTTTTCATCTCCGTAATTAAGAATAAATTCAACCAAAACATCGTGGCTTATATCCTGTTTTTTATCTTCGGGAATATACCAAAAAATTGATGAATTTTCTTTTATAAATTCTTTTATTTCGGGGCTGTTCATTTTTTTGATTTTTGAAAATAAAATTAGTAGTGGGCAGACTTTTACGATGTAAAATATTAAAACAAATTTAATAAACTTAACTAAAATTCAGAAATAAAATCAAGATAATTGTCTCGATTGATTAATTTAAAAGTGTAATTTTGATAATACCTTTGCCATTGCGGCGGAATTTTCACTTTCTTTTTTGTGTATTTTATTTCGTAAGCATCAAGTTTGCCGTCAATTTCTTCAATCCAATCTATTTCTTGTTGCGAATAGCTTCGCCAGAAATATGTATCTGCATATATTTTATTGTATGACAAATATTTAACACGTTCCGAAATTATATAATTTTCCCACAGTTGCCCGATATCGTTTCGCAAATCAATATCGTTAAAATTATTTATTACGGCATTGCGAACTCCGTTATCGGCAAAATAATAACGCGACATTTTGCTTATTTCTTTACGCTTATTGTTGCTGTATGCTTTTATTTCAAAAATTACAAATACTTTTTTTAATAAATCAATGTATCGCTCTACGGTGTTTTTGCTGATGCCTATTTTTCCGGCAATTTCGTTCAACGAAACTTCGCCCCCCACTTGAAAAGATAATAATTTCAGGATATTTAACAATTTATCTGAGTTTTTAATATTATCGAGTATTAAAATGTCTTTTAAAAGATATGAATTTATTAATTCGTAGAGATATTCTCTTTTTTCATCGTAACTATTGTAATGAAATATTTCGGGATAACTTCCGTACAGCAACCTTTCAGGCAATCGTTCGTGTGTTTCAAAATAATTTTCATATTCTGAAAGTTCGGCTTGTGCCATCGGGAAAATACGAATTGTTTTTTTTCTGCCTGTAAGCGGTTCGCCAAGTTTATTAGTCAAATCAAATGCCGATGAACCTGTTGCAATTATTTTCAGCTCCGGAATATTATCGTGCATTATTTTTAGAATATGCCCGATATTTTCAATGTTTTGAGCCTCATCTATTATGAAAATTTTGTTGTTGCCTATTATTTTTTTGTATTCGTCTATGGTTTTGTTTTGCAAGAGGCTTGTTGTTTTGTAATCATCGCCGTTAAGGAAAAGTGTGTTTTTTACTTTATTTCTTAATTTTGTCAGGATATAGGTTTTTCCTGTTCGTCTTGCTCCAAGCAAAACAATTACTTTGTTTGTGTGCGGATTAACGGGTTTTATTAATTCGTTGAGTATTTTACGGTTGTAATCACTTCTCATCATCGAATGATTTATTGACAAATTTAATGCAAATTTTATTAATATAAAAATTAATTCACATTAATTTTGTCAGGGTATTGACATAATTTATGTTAATTTTGTCAGTTGGTTGACATAATTTGCATTAATTTTGTCAACTGAGTTTATAAGAAGATCATTTTTAGAAAAAAAATTCGACAAAGTTTCGCAAAACTTGCATGCCGAATTTGTGACTTTTTTCCGGGTGAAATTGAACGCCGATAATATTTTCTTTTTTAAGACCTACGGTAAATTCATAGCCGTAATTTGTTGTTGCAATAATGTCTTTTTCGTTGTTTGCTTTAAGGTGATATGAATGCACAAAATAAAATCGCGGCGGAAGTT
This DNA window, taken from Bacteroidales bacterium, encodes the following:
- a CDS encoding ATP-binding protein, translated to MMRSDYNRKILNELIKPVNPHTNKVIVLLGARRTGKTYILTKLRNKVKNTLFLNGDDYKTTSLLQNKTIDEYKKIIGNNKIFIIDEAQNIENIGHILKIMHDNIPELKIIATGSSAFDLTNKLGEPLTGRKKTIRIFPMAQAELSEYENYFETHERLPERLLYGSYPEIFHYNSYDEKREYLYELINSYLLKDILILDNIKNSDKLLNILKLLSFQVGGEVSLNEIAGKIGISKNTVERYIDLLKKVFVIFEIKAYSNNKRKEISKMSRYYFADNGVRNAVINNFNDIDLRNDIGQLWENYIISERVKYLSYNKIYADTYFWRSYSQQEIDWIEEIDGKLDAYEIKYTKKKVKIPPQWQRYYQNYTFKLINRDNYLDFISEF
- a CDS encoding nucleotidyl transferase AbiEii/AbiGii toxin family protein, translated to MHTEILSNKQSELLSVVSNFSKDFYLVGGTAIALYLGHRMSIDFDLFTDKNVKRQSIKKRLEDLELKYTVLHEAYDQLHIIISGVKFTFFNFPFKIKHKQKLKDIVTMPSLLDLGAMKAFAFGGRAKWKDYVDMYFLLKNNIQLKEITNQAKNIFEDAFNIKLFHQQLSYFADIDYSEPVTFLSKNLPSDEEIKEFLTEKALTEF
- a CDS encoding glycosyltransferase, with the protein product MIKNKNAIFVTHPKSLHSHVTGGVQLCSQEFLLILQKCGFNIEQYNLTYTKSIKDRVLIKLKIDNYRNFNIKELSGNINKHIKENDIAWVFINMATLVRIARPIKEKFGNKVKIVMLSHGNHSGDFLHLTTKPIFKRNFITKFRDIARLGYLIHTESLYRVKYLDAVLTVSDAETQIENWFGAKKTILVPRLLEDKSLKLLTNYARVGFVGRLDHPPNFQGITFLLDELKKIKNKNYKVRLVGAPDNWGKKIEAMYDFVEYTGELSDEDLDKEVATWSLFLNTVFWYSTGVTTKLAWAINRGVPIVTTTPGMRGYKWKKGKLPITETPIEMANFIENHVLEEAKIETLKNEIVKIRNSSYTADEIAENIRKELEKL
- a CDS encoding AglZ/HisF2 family acetamidino modification protein, which gives rise to MKRIRVIPVLLLQNGGLVKTVKFKKPNYIGDPINAVKIFNEKEVDELIFLDIEATKLGKEPDYNKIDEIASECFMPLGYGGGIRNLEQVKRIIGIGVEKVILNSSAVSNPKLIGEIAKIYGNQCSVVSIDVKKDMFGKHICYTTSGKNKVKQKIIDFVKFAENEGAGEIIITSIDREGTFKGYDIDLIKKVSENVNIPVVANGGASKVEDFTDAILNGGASAVSAGSLFVYKSANRGVLINYPSPQELKELVFKKIS
- a CDS encoding glycosyltransferase family 2 protein, translated to MKFSVVIPTYKCSLSLKELSKRLIKTLERLSDDFEMIFVNDASPENDWEVITDLAKNDNRIKGLNFSRNFGQHYAITAGLDYAKGDWIIVMDGDLQDQPEEIIKLYNKAQEGYDIVLAQRINRQDSKLKKFFSTQFYKVFGYLTDTKYDNTIANFGIYSKKTIDAVLQMKDKIRVFPILLQWVGFKKISIEIIHNERSKGKSSYSYRKLVKLAFEIIMSFSNKPLLLSIRVGIFISILSLIIGIIYLYKYFTGQILISGFASLIISIWFLSGIIIFSIGVVGIYIGKVFDASKDRPLFIIKNTIGDICAK
- a CDS encoding N-acetyl sugar amidotransferase; amino-acid sequence: MKHYVNPKFIPENYRQCTKTVMDNIADPNITFDQNGVCNYYYEYLASEKEHIFTGEAGKEKFDENIAKIKENGKGKKYDCILGVSGGVDSTYLAYIAKQENLRVLCVHFDNGWNSELAVKNIENIVTKLDFELETYVINWNEFKDLQLAYFKANVIDIEALTDHAISGTIYKIAANNGIKYILSGSNYVTESLLPKHWIFNKGDHVNIKDIHKKHGTIPLKTFPFFSLKEKHYYKKVKKIQTVDLLNYIPYNKSEVKKQIIENLDWKDYGGKHYESIFTRFYQGYILPNKFGVDKRKAHLSNLICSGQITKEKALEELSQPMYDKEQCEEDKEFVLKKLDFSEKEFEDYINAPRREHTDFKTEQSLYNTYPILKPLKPIGNFVKRILK